In the genome of Cydia strobilella chromosome Z, ilCydStro3.1, whole genome shotgun sequence, one region contains:
- the LOC134753722 gene encoding uncharacterized protein K02A2.6-like → MQSFISAIKTLAVHCNFSDLERQLRDRLVLGVRDVRLRRELLKTDNLTFAQAVSRSVQYEQTVSDLYPQAASTSTPPETKPTTSTSTSEPMDTNLVNVGSHKRESACRHCGANHNPRGCKFARANCNYCKKVGHTVAVCWNRNKKKINLVEVDELDDSKEDFAYMNEILQVHVKSSIEQASSKIFTIIKLYDKEVQFEVDSGAARTVISYETWRNMQFNVKLEEAKINLISWGQHPIKLKGLAKVKVGYKGLEHELTIIVAKDKGPNILGRDWFAPLGIQVEGICWTSQVPEELQLKYPKVFSDQLGCYTGPPAKLILKSEAQPKFLKCRPIPYALKEEVKTELKRLEAIGVLTPVRYSDWATPLRIVRKEDGTLRICGDYRSTVNISINCDVYPLPTSTEAFQLLSGGKIFSKLDLKQAYTQMLVDKESAEILTWNTPLGLMKVNRLPFGVSAAPGIFQQVMSSQFADMVGVAVLLDDIVVTGTDEAEHAARLARVLQRIQELGFTININKCQFSVPSVTFLGYVLDAKGIHPCPRKIKEIQERPSPSDLKQLRAFLGLVNFYERFYRAKADILEPLHQLLKKNMSWKWGEIEEDAFKKAKQLLTSDLTLVQFDKNKEVILTCDASEYGVGALISHVFDDGQEKPIAMASRTMQPHERNYSQLDKEALAIIYALKKFREYLVGVKFTIVTDHKPLIGLLNPRKPIPDQISPRLLRWSLILASYNYDILYKPGQVIQNADGLSRWCSPDPVQEEAPLPEVLLLEQTPEGWTVSVDDIASETKKDELLKKVVFFALHGWPSESNDRTLMPYIQRKDAISVSKDCLLFSNRVIIPEKLQDQVLKIIHAPHAGMVQSKAYARAYVYWPGMDADITEIVERCEPCQLTRNNPPATFREWPMPEKAWQRLHIDFAGPFMNKTFLILVDAYSKWPEIEVMSSMSSAQVIQSLRKIFAEQGLPDLLVSDNGTAFVSDEFETFLKRNSIQHVTSPPYHANSNGQAERTVQTIKNKIKRQSDIPWPERVAKLLYHLRTTPSTVTGKTPAELLNNRKFRTALSTLHPDSNHSKKFVQASGTALRQFSIDQKVYIRKYNNNMEKWMKGMVVKRSSETIYEVRGEDGVVYRRHVDQIRARKDNSPDQNSETELPQDPMGSTPERWVRDLSQERDPPIVIPPESEWRDIIGF, encoded by the coding sequence ACAATTTAACATTCGCGCAAGCCGTAAGCCGAAGCGTTCAATATGAGCAAACTGTGAGCGACCTTTACCCGCAAGCTGCGAGTACCTCAACACCTCCGGAGACCAAACCAACAACGAGCACAAGTACATCTGAACCTATGGACACCAACTTAGTTAACGTCGGCTCGCACAAGCGCGAGTCTGCCTGTCGTCACTGCGGGGCGAATCATAACCCTAGAGGCTGTAAATTTGCTAGGGCAAACTGTAACTACTGCAAGAAGGTGGGCCATACGGTTGCCGTATGTTGGAAtcgaaataaaaagaaaattaatctGGTTGAAGTTGATGAACTGGATGACAGTAAGGAGGATTTCGCCTACATGAATGAAATCCTGCAAGTACATGTTAAGTCAAGTATTGAACAAGCTAGTAGCAAGATCTTCACTATAATTAAGTTGTATGACAAAGAAGTTCAGTTTGAAGTAGACTCAGGGGCGGCACGAACCGTCATCTCATATGAAACATGGAGAAACATGCAGTTCAATGTGAAATTGGAAGAAGCCAAAATAAACCTTATCAGCTGGGGTCAGCATCCAATTAAACTGAAGGGACTGGCTAAAGTTAAAGTTGGATATAAAGGGCTTGAACATGAATTAACAataattgttgccaaagacaagGGACCTAATATTTTGGGAAGAGATTGGTTTGCGCCATTGGGAATACAAGTGGAAGGAATCTGTTGGACAAGTCAAGTACCAGAAGAACTGCAATTAAAATACCCCAAAGTATTTAGTGACCAACTGGGTTGTTACACGGGGCCACCTGCAAAACTAATTCTGAAGAGTGAAGCTCAACCAAAGTTTCTGAAATGCCGACCTATTCCTTATGCTCTTAAAGAAGAAGTGAAAACCGAACTGAAGCGTCTTGAGGCAATAGGTGTGTTGACTCCTGTAAGATATTCTGATTGGGCTACACCACTCCGCATTGTGAGGAAGGAAGATGGAACCTTGAGAATATGTGGCGATTACCGTTCAACAGTTAATATCTCAATAAACTGTGATGTTTATCCACTGCCAACATCAACGGAAGCGTTCCAATTACTATCTGGgggtaaaatattttcaaaactgGACCTGAAGCAAGCTTATACACAGATGTTAGTAGATAAGGAATCTGCAGAAATTTTGACATGGAATACCCCGTTAGGACTGATGAAAGTAAACCGATTACCTTTTGGGGTCAGTGCAGCACCAGGAATATTTCAACAAGTGATGTCAAGTCAATTTGCTGACATGGTTGGTGTCGCTGTTTTGTTAGATGACATTGTAGTGACAGGCACTGATGAGGCTGAACATGCTGCAAGGCTAGCTAGGGTACTTCAGCGTATTCAAGAGCTTGGGTTCACCATAAACATTAACAAGTGTCAATTCTCTGTGCCATCAGTGACATTCCTCGGCTATGTTCTTGATGCAAAGGGCATACACCCTTGCCCAAGAAAGATTAAGGAAATCCAGGAGAGACCAAGCCCTTCAGATCTGAAACAGCTCCGTGCATTCTTAGGCCTAGTCAATTTCTATGAAAGGTTCTACAGAGCTAAGGCAGACATCTTAGAGCCTCTGCACCAGCTTCTGAAGAAAAATATGAGTTGGAAGTGGGGAGAGATAGAGGAAGATGCGTTTAAGAAAGCTAAACAGCTGTTAACCTCTGATTTGACACTTGTGCAATTTGACAAGAATAAGGAGGTAATTCTCACTTGTGATGCCTCGGAATATGGCGTTGGAGCCCTGATAAGTCATGTTTTTGATGATGGTCAAGAGAAACCAATTGCAATGGCTTCACGAACTATGCAGCCGCATGAAAGGAATTACAGCCAACTGGATAAGGAGGCCCTGGCTATTATCTATGCACTAAAGAAGTTCCGAGAGTACCTGGTTGGTGTGAAATTTACCATAGTTACAGACCATAAGCCGCTAATTGGGCTCTTGAACCCAAGGAAGCCAATTCCAGACCAAATCTCTCCACGTCTGCTGCGCTGGTCACTGATTTTAGCTAGTTACAATTATGACATATTGTATAAGCCAGGCCAAGTAATTCAGAATGCTGATGGATTAAGCAGATGGTGCAGTCCAGACCCTGTGCAAGAGGAAGCTCCTTTGCCAGAAGTGTTACTCCTTGAACAAACACCAGAAGGGTGGACAGTTTCTGTTGACGACATTGCCAGTGAAACTAAGAAGGATGAGCTGTTAAAAAAGGTTGTGTTTTTTGCCTTACATGGGTGGCCATCAGAGAGCAATGACCGCACGTTGATGCCCTACATACAAAGGAAAGATGCCATTTCAGTTAGCAAAGATTGCTTACTGTTTTCAAATAGAGTCATAATACCAGAGAAGTTGCAGGATCAAGTGTTAAAGATAATACATGCACCGCATGCTGGTATGGTACAATCGAAAGCCTATGCACGAGCGTATGTTTACTGGCCAGGCATGGACGCCGACATTACTGAAATTGTTGAGCGATGCGAACCCTGCCAGTTGACTCGCAACAATCCACCAGCAACATTCAGAGAATGGCCTATGCCCGAGAAAGCATGGCAACGCCTGCACATTGACTTTGCCGGCCCATTCATGAACAAGACGTTCTTGATACTGGTGGACGCATACTCCAAATGGCCAGAAATAGAAGTAATGTCTAGCATGTCTAGCGCACAAGTGATACAGTCGCTAAGGAAGATTTTTGCTGAACAGGGATTGCCCGACTTACTAGTATCAGACAATGGAACTGCTTTTGTCTCTGATGAATTTGAAACTTTTTTGAAGAGGAATTCCATACAACATGTAACTTCACCACCTTATCATGCAAATTCTAATGGACAGGCCGAGCGCACGGTGCAGACAATTAAGAACAAAATCAAGCGTCAGAGTGATATACCATGGCCGGAAAGAGTTGCAAAACTCCTGTATCACTTAAGAACAACTCCCAGTACAGTAACCGGGAAGACTCCGGCAGAACTCCTAAATAACAGGAAGTTTAGAACAGCTTTATCAACATTGCATCCTGATTCCAATCATAGCAAAAAGTTTGTCCAAGCATCAGGTACGGCCCTGAGACAATTTTCGATTGACCAAAAAGTATACATTagaaaatataacaataatatGGAGAAATGGATGAAGGGAATGGTGGTGAAACGGAGTAGTGAAACAATATATGAAGTAAGAGGTGAAGATGGGGTGGTATATCGGCGGCATGTGGATCAAATCAGAGCGAGGAAAGATAACAGCCCGGACCAGAACTCGGAGACTGAGCTCCCACAAGACCCCATGGGGAGTACACCAGAGAGATGGGTCAGGGATCTGTCACAGGAGCGTGATCCGCCCATTGTGATACCACCTGAAAGTGAATGGAGGGATATAATTGGATTCTGA